In a single window of the Tigriopus californicus strain San Diego chromosome 2, Tcal_SD_v2.1, whole genome shotgun sequence genome:
- the LOC131891813 gene encoding protein FAM200C-like: protein MPSSQSRDHPKPRPTVGFGFTCLTERDGIDRPQCMLCNLVMSNGNLKPSGLKEHLESKHKDHVGTSIEAFKLKRVRYDQKATLSSYGFSAPRKPLLEASYKVSYMIAREKKPHTIGETLVKPCALEMAKIVLGEDAAKKLSQVSVSNDTVHQRIKDMSQNIITQVVSEIKQSPAKISMQIDESTDVSNHSQLLVFVRYVHEKNIKEEFLFCERLETTTKAVDVFKLIQSFFDRHELAWDLIGSICTDGAPALIGKISGFVAIVKEKAPHVLTTHCVLHRQALASKTLPKILKEAMGIVVQTVNFIRGRALNQRLFKKFCDEIGAEHGVLLYHTEVRWLSRGSVLTRVVELQDEILEFLKHQQSPLAKHFEDEHFIVSLGYLADIFSLLNDLNTSMQGRDVDIIQARGKVVAFTRKLPIWCRRVESGNLANFPNLDNILTKDDTNDLCMESVWIQNPFSFDVSRLSDNDLAKDDFIEFQEDPRKKADFERAGMDVKQFWCEQISAYPSLAMRAMNVLVPFTTTYLCEIGFSALLNMKSKWRNRLDVSDDMRVALSATVPRFDVLIA, encoded by the exons ATGCCATCATCACAATCCCGCGACCACCCTAAACCCCGTCCTACAGTTGGTTTTGGCTTCACCTGTCTGACAGAACGAGATGGAATAGATAGACCCCAGTGCATGCTGTGCAATTTGGTAATGAGcaatggaaatttgaagccatCAGGACTGAAGGAACATCTCGAAAGCAAACACAAAGATCATGTTGGCACATCAATTGAGGCTTTTAAGTTGAAAAGAGTTCGTTATGATCAGAAAGCAACTCTTTCATCATATGGGTTTTCTGCTCCAAGAAAACCTCTTCTGGAAGCCTCCTACAAAGTTTCGTACATGATTGCCAGAGAAAAGAAGCCACACACAATTGGGGAGACTCTCGTGAAACCCTGTGCGCTAGAGATGGCTAAAATTGTGCTGGGAGAGGATGCCGCGAAGAAATTAAGTCAGGTATCCGTGTCCAACGACACTGTGCACCAGAGAATTAAAGACATGAGTCAGAACATAATAACCCAAGTTGTCAGCGAGATAAAACAAAGTCCTGCAAAAATCAGCATGCAGATCGATGAATCAACTGACGTTTCAAACCACAGTCAATTGCTTGTATTTGTACGATATGTACATGAAAAGAACATCAAGGAAGAGTTTTTATTCTGTGAACGACTCGAAACCACAACCAAAGCAGTTGACGTATTCAAGCTGATCCAATCTTTCTTTGATCGTCATGAGCTGGCATGGGATTTGATTGGGTCTATTTGTACGGATGGCGCTCCTGCCCTGATTGGCAAGATATCTGGATTCGTTGCTATAGTCAAAGAGAAAGCTCCACATGTGCTCACCACCCACTGTGTTTTACATCGCCAAGCTCTAGCATCCAAAACCTTGCCAAAGATACTGAAAGAAGCGATGGGAATAGTTGTGCAAACAGTCAACTTCATTCGTGGACGTGCATTGAATCAGCGGCTGTTTAAAAAATTCTGTGACGAGATTGGAGCGGAACACGGAGTGTTACTGTACCACACAGAGGTACGTTGGCTGAGTCGTGGCAGTGTTCTCACACGTGTAGTGGAACTTCAGGATGAAATTCTCGAATTTCTCAAGCATCAACAATCCCCTCTAGCAAAGCACTTTGAAGATGAACATTTCATTGTTAGCCTGGGATATTTGGCTGATATTTTCAGTCTTCTCAATGATTTGAACACATCAATGCAAGGAAGGGATGTGGACATCATTCAAGCCAGGGGCAAAGTCGTCGCATTCACAAGGAAATTACCCATCTGGTGTCGCCGTGTTGAAAGTGGTAACCTGGCAAACTTTCCAAACCTTGACAATATCCTTACTAAAGATG ATACTAATGATCTTTGCATGGAATCGGTTTGGATACAAAACCCTTTCTCATTTGATGTATCGAGACTGAGTGATAACGATTTAGCAAAGGATGATTTCATTGAATTCCAAGAGGACCCAAGAAAGAAAGCTGATTTCGAAAGGGCTGGGATGGATGTCAAGCAGTTTTGGTGTGAACAAATCTCAGCTTACCCAAGCTTGGCAATGAGAGCAATGAACGTTTTGGTTCCCTTCACAACCACGTATCTCTGTGAAATAGGATTCTCTGCATTATTAAATATGAAATCAAAGTGGAGAAATAGACTTGATGTGTCAGATGACATGCGAGTAGCTTTGTCAGCAACTGTACCACGATTCGATGTTTTGATTGCATAA